One segment of Stenotrophomonas sp. SAU14A_NAIMI4_8 DNA contains the following:
- a CDS encoding alanine/glycine:cation symporter family protein, which translates to MEATVHFINSIIWSKALIVVCLGAGLFFSLRTRFMQLRGFFEMCRLTVKGEKSDAGVSSFQALAMSMAGRMGIGNIAGVATAIAFGGPGAIFWMWVMGFLGASTSYVECTLAQIYKTKDAEGRYRGGPAYYIEKAMGLKWYALAFAGATIIAAGFLMPGVQANAIADSVINACRGTALCGPLDGQAFGMDQVQALKLGIGIVVALLLGVVIFGGVKRIANFAEVVVPFMAAGFILMAIVIMIINADRVPEMFGIIFDSAFGTHAAFGAMMGLAIEWGIKRGIYANEAGQGSGPHAAAASEVSHPAKQGYVQAFAIYFDTMMVCTATAFLILASGTYNVYSPVEGAAPIFQGLAGIPEGAGYAQAGVEAVLPGWGSAFVSIAIFFFAFTTIMAYYYMAETNLTYVNHNKKRPLTVLLLRLGIIGMVVFGAFHNATLAWALGDIGVGLMAWLNIIAILIVQKPAMLALRDYERQKKLGLDPTFDPDALGIKNADFWRQRKQETV; encoded by the coding sequence GTGGAAGCAACCGTACATTTCATCAACAGCATCATCTGGAGCAAGGCACTGATCGTGGTGTGCCTGGGCGCCGGCCTGTTCTTCAGCCTGCGCACGCGCTTCATGCAGCTGCGCGGCTTCTTCGAGATGTGCCGCCTGACCGTGAAGGGTGAGAAATCCGACGCCGGCGTGTCGTCCTTCCAGGCCTTGGCCATGTCCATGGCCGGCCGCATGGGCATCGGCAACATCGCCGGCGTGGCCACCGCCATCGCCTTCGGCGGCCCCGGTGCGATCTTCTGGATGTGGGTGATGGGCTTCCTCGGCGCGTCCACCTCGTACGTGGAATGCACCCTGGCGCAGATCTACAAGACCAAGGATGCCGAAGGCCGCTACCGCGGTGGCCCGGCCTATTACATCGAAAAGGCGATGGGCCTGAAGTGGTACGCCCTGGCCTTCGCCGGTGCCACGATCATCGCGGCCGGCTTCCTGATGCCGGGCGTGCAGGCCAATGCCATCGCTGACAGCGTCATCAACGCCTGCCGCGGCACCGCGCTGTGCGGTCCGCTGGATGGCCAGGCCTTCGGCATGGACCAGGTGCAGGCGCTGAAGCTGGGCATCGGCATCGTGGTGGCCCTGCTGCTGGGCGTGGTCATCTTCGGTGGCGTCAAGCGCATCGCCAACTTCGCCGAAGTGGTGGTGCCGTTCATGGCCGCCGGCTTCATCCTGATGGCCATCGTCATCATGATCATCAACGCCGACCGCGTGCCGGAAATGTTCGGCATCATCTTCGACAGCGCCTTCGGTACCCATGCGGCGTTCGGCGCCATGATGGGCCTGGCCATCGAATGGGGCATCAAGCGCGGCATCTACGCCAACGAAGCCGGCCAGGGTTCGGGCCCGCACGCCGCAGCAGCCTCGGAAGTCTCGCACCCGGCCAAGCAGGGCTACGTGCAGGCCTTCGCCATCTACTTCGACACCATGATGGTGTGCACCGCCACCGCCTTCCTGATCCTGGCCAGCGGCACCTACAACGTCTATTCGCCGGTGGAAGGCGCCGCGCCGATCTTCCAGGGTCTGGCCGGCATTCCCGAAGGCGCCGGCTATGCGCAGGCGGGCGTGGAAGCGGTGCTGCCGGGCTGGGGTTCGGCCTTCGTGTCCATCGCCATCTTCTTCTTCGCCTTCACCACCATCATGGCCTATTACTACATGGCCGAAACCAACCTGACCTACGTCAACCACAACAAGAAGCGCCCGCTCACCGTGCTGCTGCTGCGCCTGGGCATCATCGGCATGGTGGTGTTCGGCGCCTTCCACAACGCCACCCTGGCCTGGGCGCTGGGTGACATCGGCGTGGGCCTGATGGCCTGGCTGAATATCATCGCCATCCTCATCGTGCAGAAGCCGGCCATGCTGGCCCTGCGTGACTACGAACGACAGAAGAAGCTGGGCCTGGACCCGACGTTCGACCCCGATGCACTGGGGATCAAGAACGCCGATTTCTGGCGCCAGCGCAAGCAGGAGACCGTGTAA
- a CDS encoding GNAT family protein has protein sequence MPDRHSGGVPDGVGSLSQRERALTPHLEGPGFRLRPWHPNDLESLLQHANDPEVSRGLRDRFPYPYTRDDGLAFLAGRVLAASTLNLAIEIDGQACGSVGAQPGSAERGHSAELGYWLGRAHWGQGVMTRVVALFVPWVMDELRLFRLQAEVLDFNEGSARVLLANGFSEEGTARCAVYKRGQLHDLRRFARVRTQLP, from the coding sequence ATGCCTGACCGGCACAGCGGCGGGGTGCCGGACGGGGTCGGATCCCTTTCCCAACGGGAAAGGGCGCTGACCCCGCACCTCGAAGGCCCAGGCTTCCGACTGCGTCCCTGGCACCCCAACGACCTGGAATCGCTGCTGCAGCACGCCAACGACCCCGAGGTTTCGCGTGGCCTGCGCGATCGCTTCCCGTACCCCTACACCCGCGACGACGGCCTGGCCTTCCTGGCCGGCCGCGTGCTGGCGGCCAGCACGCTGAACCTGGCCATTGAAATCGACGGCCAGGCCTGCGGCAGCGTGGGCGCCCAGCCGGGCAGCGCAGAACGCGGGCACAGTGCCGAGTTGGGGTATTGGCTGGGAAGGGCGCATTGGGGGCAGGGCGTGATGACCCGCGTGGTGGCCCTGTTCGTGCCCTGGGTGATGGACGAGCTGCGCCTGTTCAGGCTGCAGGCCGAGGTCCTCGATTTCAACGAAGGCTCGGCCCGCGTGCTGCTGGCCAACGGCTTCAGCGAAGAGGGCACGGCCCGTTGCGCGGTGTACAAGCGCGGCCAGCTGCACGACCTGCGCCGCTTCGCCCGGGTGCGCACCCAGCTGCCCTGA
- a CDS encoding TrmH family RNA methyltransferase, with translation MNNPWNNRRPSARPPRATPLPRPEGQGSGGGAGAGGRGNDELRLYGLNAVLAAFEARPQALRKLYLLEARIPRLQPLLKWCVANRVGYRVVEDGDLNKLAGTTHHEGVVADVLRAPALELAQWLQQVGDGPALALWLDGVGNPHNLGAILRSAAHFGVKALLLPAGSTLALSGAAARVAEGGAEAVPLVQLPDDAQAMAQLRAAGFGLAATLVDGGEDVFHASLPSRLVYVMGAEGEGMDRELAGLCDQQVSIPGSGAVESLNVASATAVLLAQWASRRG, from the coding sequence GTGAACAACCCCTGGAACAACCGCCGCCCGTCCGCCCGTCCGCCGCGTGCCACACCGTTGCCGCGCCCGGAAGGGCAGGGCAGTGGCGGTGGTGCAGGCGCCGGTGGGCGTGGCAATGACGAACTGCGCCTGTACGGCCTGAATGCCGTGCTGGCGGCGTTCGAAGCCCGCCCGCAGGCACTGCGCAAGCTGTACCTGCTGGAGGCGCGCATTCCGCGCCTGCAGCCGCTGTTGAAGTGGTGCGTGGCCAACCGCGTGGGCTACCGCGTGGTGGAAGACGGCGATCTGAACAAGCTGGCCGGCACCACCCACCACGAAGGCGTGGTGGCCGACGTGCTGCGCGCACCCGCGCTGGAACTGGCGCAGTGGCTGCAGCAGGTGGGTGATGGCCCGGCGCTGGCGCTGTGGCTGGATGGCGTGGGCAACCCGCACAACCTGGGCGCGATCCTGCGTTCGGCCGCGCACTTCGGGGTGAAGGCGCTGCTGCTGCCGGCCGGCAGCACGCTGGCCCTGTCCGGCGCCGCCGCGCGCGTGGCCGAAGGCGGTGCCGAAGCCGTGCCGCTGGTGCAGTTGCCCGACGATGCGCAGGCCATGGCGCAGCTGCGTGCGGCCGGTTTCGGCCTGGCCGCCACCCTGGTGGACGGCGGCGAAGACGTGTTCCATGCGAGCCTGCCGTCGCGCCTGGTGTACGTGATGGGCGCCGAAGGCGAGGGCATGGACCGCGAGCTGGCCGGTCTGTGCGACCAGCAGGTGTCGATTCCGGGCAGCGGCGCAGTGGAAAGCCTGAATGTCGCATCTGCCACGGCAGTGCTGCTGGCGCAGTGGGCCAGCCGTCGCGGTTGA